tacctatattttgTAGCATACCAGACCAGATACCACCCAGATACTTATATAATTGTAAACCACTAtttctaaaatatataatgaGTCATTCGATagtattgtaaataagtaaaatacctatctaataatattaataagggtTTTGCTATTAACAAGGGCTTGAGTTAAATGAGGAACTATTAAGAATTAGGTCTTAGGGCTAGAATAACATTTTAGTAAAtaatgtgtgtaaataaatatcttgtcCAGACTAATAATCACGTCAAAGGACAAAACATCATTGGtgtagatagtgccacgagagttaaagtgaatgattacacacaccgctacaaaaataactgattgcacaaaaggggaaagaaataaatgactgagtaaatgtcaaaatcctgctgtcatatCATTACACAACCTGTTGTAGCTGTGTGAAATCATTAACTTCAACTTTTGTGGCACTATctatattttgaatttagattCTTCTTGGGATTTTCTTAGTTTTAGGTTCAATATTTCATTCCCAAATATAAGATAATCATTGAATGCATAAGGTCTTGTGGGGCAAgtgataattaaaataaaataaattatattatttagttatgtaCCTGATACATAATAGGCCTTCGAAAGAAACTGCAATGAGTCTGATTGCCATGCTCCATCAACTGCTCCTGGCATTGATATGAATTCTTCTCTCGTACACTCAAGTGGAACACTATGGAGGCTACAAGGCCTACTCCCATCACTATGTATACTATGTGCCTAAACTTCCATGCATCTCCAGGGCCCACTTGCTGCAACAGATTATTTcttagacattttaaaaaaaagtttggtctgtttacaataaaaaaattacaaattttctTTCTGGTGATAATAATTTAAGATTTCTCTAAAACTTTGatccaattttaattttacagacAAATTTAACAAACAACTAAAATTTCTTACCTGTTTATCACACTCTCCAGTCACATGTAACACGACCCATGTAATTATGTACacaaataaattagaaaacacTGTAAATCCATATctgaaatttaaaagaaaatagttatttttcatGTTACATCTCCAAGCGTCATGTTTTTCTGCTAGTGTATTAAATTAACATAGAGCCAAATCACTTTTCAAAAGTCTTTCTATCTAACAGGGCAACATTCATAATCATTCAAAGTGCTACGGTACCTAACTGCAGTAAGATGTGTCCGGGTGTGATCATTGTCAGCGAGTTCCGGAATCAAACTCAGATGCGAAATTTGGACCGCTGCCCATCCAATTTGGAATATCATAATGAAAGCAGCAAAATAGAACATCTGCGCCCATTTGTGGGACAAGGCGCATCCAATGCATTCTGAGAATATAAATGGGAATGATCCCAAGACACATGCCGTCCCTAGAAAAATAATAACAGGATATCAGAAATTAggtacacaaataaaaataattaaaatgtgatGAAGTGTTATTCTTAGTTTAGACATAGATTAATTAATCACAGCATGTTACATTTCAGCTAATATAATAAGATAACAAATATCCACCCACCAAATAAGTGCCAAAGCTTCCTCCTGCCATATCTTAGGCTGACAATATTGTCTGTACGATCAGAACAATAACCCACGAATGGAGTAGATAGAGCATCTACAATTTGTCCTATTAACATTAATTTACCAGCTTGGGATGCACTGAACTCCAGAACTAAatgaaagaaaactaaaaagtaTGTAAACCACAAACTGGCACAAACGTCGTTCAATACGTGCCCTATACCATAACCGAGTTGCAGTCGCAAACTCGTGGATATATCAACAAATTCGTTATCCATTATTTTTTCTCGGAACACACTACgcataaaaattattataatgaatCGTTGTGTTTATCACCGGCTACATGAAATACGTTTAcacaaaatgataaaaaaaaattgtactttcGCGGGTTCTTGCtaaatattcaaatattatttatcataaAGCAAGCATGGACTTATACAGTGATCTGCAATAGTAATCGCTTGAGCACTTACGCAGCGCGGGAgctacttttatttataaaaataatataaaaatcagCAACCAAGCAAGTGTTAGATGTCACTTGTCTTGTCTGTCAATTCAACTGACTTGTCACGTTCTTGTCACCGTATTTTTTCCTTTCATTCGGACAGGCtaaaaggtgcggccacatgcagtcgctcgtcgctcgtttgcaacGATAAATCTGAtcatattaagatatggcaaaatcaggagttgtcaaataccgtattattatatctaagtatccctaagaaatatatttgtCATCAAtgttaatcaaatctgtctctaactatgagtcatcagattaatgtaaacctgtatcctaaattatagtttgatcatcaaaattcgatcaccaaaataatagatctgtcacctaataaatagatcagtttcTTCATTCGAtgcttatacctacctattctactaaggcaggtctggttagatacgacgacgagcaaagcgaggaggagtgttagatagacctgcgaccctcagtgcgcgagccgagcgagtgaagcgagcgtgccacggcagcggccggcgaagtgccagaaccgatcattttttgctaatacttatACTTTGATGCTAATATAAATGgttacttgagtcttggatgtttgtatttatttaagtatacagggtgtcccaagaAGTAGTGATATACTAAAGCCGGGAGATAGAGGACCTAGAGGGCTATCTGAATCAGCCCCATGTATGTTCCGCGATTTTTCGTATTTTCGGagttatgactttttttttaatttttcacctaTCACCGAGTacgatgaaatttttatttatggtgACGTGAATTTATAGGGTAGAATAAGTATTAGCGGTATGAAATTGCTGAGATACTAATTTCATATTCGGTAGTAAAATTGCTAGAGCTAAATAGCTACTGGCGTTAGTGCACGTTATGCTGGCGGCCGGCGTATAATACGAAGCTTGCACGGTAAAGGATCGAACTTCAAAGAGTATCTCAAGTGCCGGTAATGACTCCTTCATCTTATTAAGTTACTAATCGACGGATACGTAGTTGCTCATCACACTGAGTGATTAGACTACGCCCGTTGAGAAAATAATTTGTCAAAACGCCTTCTCCTGGCTATCCCCATCAACGAGAGGGAGCTTATTAAGTTAACGGTGAAGGCTTTTGGCATTATAAATTTGAGTCTAAGTATGTAAAGCCAGCCTTTTCTTTGTTGCTTTATTTCAATCCtacgatgttattttttattgcggTAGATGCTTGATTTTATCTAGAAATTCTAGCTAAATACTCAAGGGTAGTACGTCCATGCTCGGCCCTATaatggccctatactacgaagtgcaaaattcgaacttcgtatcttgccgggctgacgctaatattatgtaatacgagagtcagagggacggtaggacacgaacttagagtttcgagtgtcgtagtagcccttcagcttattattatttcctcAATAGACGCCTTAAGGCTTGTGCCAATATGTCAGTTGCGATGACATGACACGGTTGCGTGCGGTTGATTCTGCATTgattctgcagaacgccaacagtttgacagcagcaagaaaataattttgataagagagaaaaaaaaaccttttcacacctctccttcagaaaagtaacttttcctccctgacgagagggagcaaagtgcaacttttctgttcaaggcttttctaagttttattgcaaatggcatttttgaagttgataattgtaaagccacgccattttctatgctggttgttttaataataataagaattattttttcaagtttattaatgctcggtgtgaaaagttgtatgagccactcggaagcaaaattattttcatcttgggcgctaacacttgaatccctcattacgcttaggattctactttagaatccctcgctacgctcaggattctattgtagaatccttcgctacattctggattcaatttacgccctctccgtaaatacaccattttgctccctcgtgacacaaataactatttcggACGAACAAGGGCCGAACGCTTGCAGGGTAataaagctcgacccgtgttTCGTGTGACATGTGCACGAACTATCAGGGCGTATAAAATTGGTCGAGCTTTATCATGGATGTACATTAACCGCACCCAGCTTTCCCAACTGTATGTGTTggttgacttgacttgactgacgtTTGTCATTTGGATTTGGCATAATGGCATGACAGATTGTTTTATCAACACTGCGTCGCTGATTTGGTCGCTGACCGCTATCGATGGATTTAAGATCGATTGAATTATCTGAATTACACTGTATTTTTTAGCTAACAAGATTTttagtgataaataaaaaatctgtcaaataatatttaattaaacataaatgGCACTTATACGACTTTTTTTGCTTATCGCATTTCAAACTCTGTGTGCACAAGTCTACGGCGATGACTTCAAAGAAGAAATATTCATCAAACCCTTATTACCGACACACCTTTACACATATTTTCAGTTTATAACTCAAGTGAAAGATGAAACTTCATGTGAGTATTATAACCTAAGCAGTTTTTAACGTTAGCATTTTGACATCTCGTTTCAATcggattattaatttattcttgTTATTTGTTTGCAGTTGAACATTCTCATTTATCACCGCGGTCATTGGGCGAGATTATATCGCGATTTCACGTGGAAGAGTTGCACTTGACCCTTACCGAAGGCCAGTGGAGACACAATCAGTGGGGCTACCCAGTTCTGGATGCGGCTCCTGGCGCTGAGCTGTACGCCTGGTTTGCTGAGGACGTCAGCGACATTGACAAACAATGGCGCAAACTAAGCTCAACCCTATCGGGGTTATTCTGTGCCTCCTTAAACTTTATAGACACTTTTAACACTGTCACACCACAAATGGCAATGTGGCCGACTGGTGCatttaaaacaaatcaaaatgtTACATCTCAACTTAGATATGCATCTCTGCCAAGGGAAATTGTATGTACAGAAAATTTGACACCCTGGAAGAAACTCCTGCCTTGTGCGTCTAGCAGAGGATTTTCCTCCCTTCTTAACTCCAGAATGATTCATAACACTAATTACCACTCCATCGGAGTGCATTTCAGAAAGATGTGCACAACAAAAGATTGCTCTCAGACCCATTTGGAAATAAAACAGACTGTGGCTCTTGTGTATGattacaaaataatcaaaagtAATGACTGGTCATTCCGAAAATTGTTTGGACAAGGCCTGGCAGGTGCTTGTCCCTTGTCTTCAAAAAGCCGAATATATGTAGATATAACATCCAATGATACCCTGCCATTCCAATTGATAACACCACCAGATAGAATTGAATTTAGCCAAAGAGGAGGCAGTGAGACAAAACTTGCTGTGTATGATGTAGAAGTTAATGCTCAAATGATAAACATAGGTGTAAAATATCCCTCAAGTAATAAAATAGTTGTTCCCAGACCACCACCTTTATCATTCTCCCGTTATGTCTTAGGTTATGGAAAAGAATTTGGTGGTATTGTGACTGAGTTTACCAACAACTACTGGTCTTCTATAAACATAGTACTACTAGAAAATGCACCCTGGTGGCTCCCAATACAGCTGAGTACATTAAGAGTTAATGGCAAAGCAGAAAGCAAACTAGTCAAAGCTCAGTATTACTCTCCTGGACGCAGCAGGCAAAAGCCTTATCACCTGGAACTTCTGTTGACGCTGCCACCCAGGTCAACTACAACAATAaccattgattttgaatttgtcTTCCTGAAATGGCAAGAATACCCGCCTGATGCAAATCACGGGTTCTACATAGGATCTGCTCTAGTTGCTGCTAATCTGCCAACAGCTAACAATTATACCAGCCTGCCGATTACTGGAAGCTCATTTGACTCTGTTATGAATGCTTCACAGCCATGTAAGTATGAAAAGTGCGAATTTCAAATAccttaaaatgattattttaaatttatttatttactagcctgttgcccgcaatTCCATCCACATggtatttgtttatcgctattctgTGGGAACTgaaattttctgggataaaaactattctatgttctTGCCCGGgtctcaaactttttttttattttttttattcgactggatggcaaacgagcaagtgggtctcctgatggtaagagatcaccaccgcccataaacatctgcaacgccaggggtattgcagatgcgttgccaacctagaggcctaagatggaatacctcaggtgccagtaatttcaccggctgtcttcaaactatctgtataccgaatttcctctaaatcggttctgcggtttagacgtgattgagtaacaaatatCTAAagatcttcacaaactttcacatttataat
Above is a window of Choristoneura fumiferana chromosome 18, NRCan_CFum_1, whole genome shotgun sequence DNA encoding:
- the PIG-T gene encoding phosphatidylinositol glycan anchor biosynthesis class T: MALIRLFLLIAFQTLCAQVYGDDFKEEIFIKPLLPTHLYTYFQFITQVKDETSFEHSHLSPRSLGEIISRFHVEELHLTLTEGQWRHNQWGYPVLDAAPGAELYAWFAEDVSDIDKQWRKLSSTLSGLFCASLNFIDTFNTVTPQMAMWPTGAFKTNQNVTSQLRYASLPREIVCTENLTPWKKLLPCASSRGFSSLLNSRMIHNTNYHSIGVHFRKMCTTKDCSQTHLEIKQTVALVYDYKIIKSNDWSFRKLFGQGLAGACPLSSKSRIYVDITSNDTLPFQLITPPDRIEFSQRGGSETKLAVYDVEVNAQMINIGVKYPSSNKIVVPRPPPLSFSRYVLGYGKEFGGIVTEFTNNYWSSINIVLLENAPWWLPIQLSTLRVNGKAESKLVKAQYYSPGRSRQKPYHLELLLTLPPRSTTTITIDFEFVFLKWQEYPPDANHGFYIGSALVAANLPTANNYTSLPITGSSFDSVMNASQPWYPILFRTNGAMVSLPTPDFSMPYNVICLACTVVALAFGPLHNISTKELVLKPVGTSMSLTQKIMSIFKKKKD
- the LOC141438034 gene encoding major facilitator superfamily domain-containing protein 12-like, with product MRSVFREKIMDNEFVDISTSLRLQLGYGIGHVLNDVCASLWFTYFLVFFHLVLEFSASQAGKLMLIGQIVDALSTPFVGYCSDRTDNIVSLRYGRRKLWHLFGTACVLGSFPFIFSECIGCALSHKWAQMFYFAAFIMIFQIGWAAVQISHLSLIPELADNDHTRTHLTAVRYGFTVFSNLFVYIITWVVLHVTGECDKQQVGPGDAWKFRHIVYIVMGVGLVASIVFHLSVREKNSYQCQEQLMEHGNQTHCSFFRRPIMYQVAGIYMSTRLVANVAQVLIPLYLHLTLGLAARALAVVPLAMYLGSLAAAGVQRLAPRAITRKMHYAFGTACAMTGFVWIHLEFDDNYKTYYIYVVAVLIGFGAAIMLVTSLALTADLVGSQTEASAFVYGLMSFTDKLACGFAIVIIQTFAESAAKSYYRFALSWVCGGATLTGLFLTLLLPKFTTDLIAVVNDDVAENVSEDSATAPLE